Proteins from one Astatotilapia calliptera chromosome 8, fAstCal1.2, whole genome shotgun sequence genomic window:
- the eef2k gene encoding eukaryotic elongation factor 2 kinase isoform X4, with amino-acid sequence MEDELMFSMEEDGSAKRPSAQRSALKHRASSLSESNASEDDDEDHFICPILDDSAKEVCSHLKNLVYTRQLSNSLPKSNFMYRATWLHAIEKAKAMPDPWAQFHLEEIATEPCIRYRYNAVTGEWVQDQIHMKMGTQPFGKGAMRECFRAKKLSNFSHSSNWKSASNYVAKRYMETVDRNVYFEDVRLQMEAKLWGEEYNRHRPPKQVDIMQMCVVEMTNRPSKPLFHLEHYIEGKYIKYNSNSGFVRDDNIRLTPQAFSHFSFERSGHQLIVVDIQGVGDLYTDPQIHTAKGTDFGDGNLGVRGMALFFHSHLCNKICKSMGLTPFDISPAEMSQLDGTNKLLKSAQTVLRGSEEHCGSPRVRTMSASRAPPLLSRLSETSSADESMSDMESIPCSPLILPCSPPTAAGSIGSSFIGMYEHDRISNTSEHRESENGGDSGYPSERRSEGDPNDHIDGIHHRYNRQYSESDEESVRRRKMVAPPRVSANLNSNTPDNEWLTEEKWTFYHSSRAHVHRPSCVATEVERLNNLLQKKIGQSILGKVHLAMVRYHEAGRFCEKDEQWDQESAMYHLERAAMCGELEAIVALGQCCLQLPYHILPDMELEDNAGNRMRGFKYLLQAAEAGDRSSMIIVARAFDTGVGLSADRKQDWAEAVHWYNSALNMMDYDEGGEFDGTQDEPRHLLLAREAEMYQEGGHNLAADPQRAGDLFTEAAEAAMAAMKGRLANQYYMKAEEAWAQMEE; translated from the exons ATGGAGGACGAACTCATGTTCAGCATGGAGGAGGATGGCAGCGCCAAGAGACCCTCTGCCCAGCGGAGTGCCCTCAAACACAGAGCATCCTCCCTCAGCGAGTCCAACGCCAGCGAGGATGATGACGAAGACCACTTCATCTGCCCCATCCTGGACGATTCGGCCAAAGAAGTGTGCAGCCACCTTAAAAACCTGGTTTACACACGGCAGCTGTCAAACTCGCTCCCTAAATCCAACTTCATGTACAGG GCAACATGGCTGCACGCTATCGAAAAGGCAAAAGCGATGCCCGACCCCTGGGCGCAGTTTCACCTGGAGGAGATAGCGACTGAACCCTGCATTCGTTACAG GTACAATGCCGTTACAGGGGAATGGGTTCAAGACCAGATCCACATGAAGATGGGTACACAG CCTTTTGGGAAAGGGGCCATGAGGGAGTGCTTCAGAGC GAAGAAGTTGTCGAATTTCTCACACAGCAGCAACTGGAAGTCGGCGTCCAACTATGTGGCCAAGCGTTACATGGAGACGGTGGATAGAAATGTTTACTTTGAGGACGTCAGGCTGCAGATGGAGGCCAAACTTTGGGGCGAGGAGTACAATCGCCACCGACCTCCCAAACAG GTGGACATCATGCAGATGTGTGTGGTGGAGATGACAAACCGACCCAGTAAACCTCTCTTCCACCTGGAGCATTACATCGAGGGCAAGTACATCAAGTACAACTCCAATTCTGGCTTTGTCAGGGACGACAACATCCGCCTCACTCCACAG GCCTTCAGTCACTTCAGCTTTGAGCGGTCGGGCCACCAGCTGATCGTGGTGGACATCCAGGGAGTCGGCGATCTCTACACCGACCCTCAGATCCACACAGCGAAGGGGACCGACTTTGGAGACGGAAATCTAG GTGTGCGAGGCATGGCCCTGTTCTTCCACTCGCATCTGTGTAACAAGATCTGCAAAAGCATGGGCCTGACGCCTTTCGACATTTCCCCTGCGGAGATGTCCCAGCTGGACGGCACCAACAAACTGCTC AAGTCAGCCCAGACTGTGCTGAGAGGCTCAGAGGAGCACTGCGGTTCTCCTCGTGTTCGCACCATGTCGGCCAGCCGGGCGCCTCCGCTCCTATCCCGCCTGTCTGAGACCTCGTCTGCAGATGAGAGCATGAGCGACATGGAATCGATCCCCTGCTCCCCTCTCATCCTTCCCTGCTCCCCCCCAACTGCAGCTGGCTCTATAG GCTCGTCTTTTATCGGAATGTATGAACACGACAGAATAAGCAACACAAGCGAACACAGG GAATCAGAAAACGGCGGGGACAGCGGCTACCCGAGCGAGAGGAGGAGTGAAGGAGACCCAAATGACCACATAGACGGG ATCCATCATCGCTACAACAGACAATATTCAGAATCGGACGAGGAAAGTGTCAGACGg AGGAAGATGGTAGCTCCTCCAAGAGTCTCTGCGAACTTAAACTCAAACACTCCTGACAACGAATGG TTGACCGAGGAGAAGTGGACCTTCTATCACTCATCCCGCGCTCACGTCCACCGACCTTCCTGTGTGGCCACCGAGGTGGAACGACTCAACAATCTGCTGCAGAAGAAGATCGGCCAGTCGATTCTTGGAAAA GTCCACTTGGCTATGGTCCGGTACCACGAAGCGGGTCGTTTCTGCGAGAAGGACGAACAATGGGACCAGGAGTCGGCCATGTACCACCTGGAGAGAGCTGCCATGTGTGGAGAACTGGAGGCCATCGTAGCTTTGGGACAGTGCTGTCTGCAGCTACCTTATCATATACTGCCAGACATGGAGCTGGAG GATAATGCAGGAAACAGGATGAGAGGTTTCAAGTATctgctgcaggctgctgagGCTGGCGACAGATCTTCTATGATCATAGTGGCCAGAGCCTTTGATACTGGAGTCGGTCTGTCTGCTGACAG AAAGCAGGACTGGGCCGAGGCGGTTCACTGGTACAACAGTGCGCTGAACATGATGGACTACGACGAAGGAGGAGAGTTCGATGGGACCCAGGACGAGCCTCGCCACCTTCTGCTGGCCAGAGAGGCAGAGATGTACCAGGAGGGAGGCCACAACCTCGCCGCAGACCCACAGAGAGCAG GTGACCTTTTTACTGAAGCTGCAGAAGCCGCCATGGCGGCCATGAAGGGTCGACTGGCTAACCAGTACTACATGAAAGCTGAAGAAGCCTGGGCACAAATGGAGGAGTAA
- the eef2k gene encoding eukaryotic elongation factor 2 kinase isoform X6 produces the protein MEDELMFSMEEDGSAKRPSAQRSALKHRASSLSESNASEDDDEDHFICPILDDSAKEVCSHLKNLVYTRQLSNSLPKSNFMYRATWLHAIEKAKAMPDPWAQFHLEEIATEPCIRYRYNAVTGEWVQDQIHMKMGTQPFGKGAMRECFRAKKLSNFSHSSNWKSASNYVAKRYMETVDRNVYFEDVRLQMEAKLWGEEYNRHRPPKQVDIMQMCVVEMTNRPSKPLFHLEHYIEGKYIKYNSNSGFVRDDNIRLTPQAFSHFSFERSGHQLIVVDIQGVGDLYTDPQIHTAKGTDFGDGNLGVRGMALFFHSHLCNKICKSMGLTPFDISPAEMSQLDGTNKLLKSAQTVLRGSEEHCGSPRVRTMSASRAPPLLSRLSETSSADESMSDMESIPCSPLILPCSPPTAAGSIGSSFIGMYEHDRISNTSEHRESENGGDSGYPSERRSEGDPNDHIDGLTEEKWTFYHSSRAHVHRPSCVATEVERLNNLLQKKIGQSILGKVHLAMVRYHEAGRFCEKDEQWDQESAMYHLERAAMCGELEAIVALGQCCLQLPYHILPDMELEDNAGNRMRGFKYLLQAAEAGDRSSMIIVARAFDTGVGLSADRKQDWAEAVHWYNSALNMMDYDEGGEFDGTQDEPRHLLLAREAEMYQEGGHNLAADPQRAGDLFTEAAEAAMAAMKGRLANQYYMKAEEAWAQMEE, from the exons ATGGAGGACGAACTCATGTTCAGCATGGAGGAGGATGGCAGCGCCAAGAGACCCTCTGCCCAGCGGAGTGCCCTCAAACACAGAGCATCCTCCCTCAGCGAGTCCAACGCCAGCGAGGATGATGACGAAGACCACTTCATCTGCCCCATCCTGGACGATTCGGCCAAAGAAGTGTGCAGCCACCTTAAAAACCTGGTTTACACACGGCAGCTGTCAAACTCGCTCCCTAAATCCAACTTCATGTACAGG GCAACATGGCTGCACGCTATCGAAAAGGCAAAAGCGATGCCCGACCCCTGGGCGCAGTTTCACCTGGAGGAGATAGCGACTGAACCCTGCATTCGTTACAG GTACAATGCCGTTACAGGGGAATGGGTTCAAGACCAGATCCACATGAAGATGGGTACACAG CCTTTTGGGAAAGGGGCCATGAGGGAGTGCTTCAGAGC GAAGAAGTTGTCGAATTTCTCACACAGCAGCAACTGGAAGTCGGCGTCCAACTATGTGGCCAAGCGTTACATGGAGACGGTGGATAGAAATGTTTACTTTGAGGACGTCAGGCTGCAGATGGAGGCCAAACTTTGGGGCGAGGAGTACAATCGCCACCGACCTCCCAAACAG GTGGACATCATGCAGATGTGTGTGGTGGAGATGACAAACCGACCCAGTAAACCTCTCTTCCACCTGGAGCATTACATCGAGGGCAAGTACATCAAGTACAACTCCAATTCTGGCTTTGTCAGGGACGACAACATCCGCCTCACTCCACAG GCCTTCAGTCACTTCAGCTTTGAGCGGTCGGGCCACCAGCTGATCGTGGTGGACATCCAGGGAGTCGGCGATCTCTACACCGACCCTCAGATCCACACAGCGAAGGGGACCGACTTTGGAGACGGAAATCTAG GTGTGCGAGGCATGGCCCTGTTCTTCCACTCGCATCTGTGTAACAAGATCTGCAAAAGCATGGGCCTGACGCCTTTCGACATTTCCCCTGCGGAGATGTCCCAGCTGGACGGCACCAACAAACTGCTC AAGTCAGCCCAGACTGTGCTGAGAGGCTCAGAGGAGCACTGCGGTTCTCCTCGTGTTCGCACCATGTCGGCCAGCCGGGCGCCTCCGCTCCTATCCCGCCTGTCTGAGACCTCGTCTGCAGATGAGAGCATGAGCGACATGGAATCGATCCCCTGCTCCCCTCTCATCCTTCCCTGCTCCCCCCCAACTGCAGCTGGCTCTATAG GCTCGTCTTTTATCGGAATGTATGAACACGACAGAATAAGCAACACAAGCGAACACAGG GAATCAGAAAACGGCGGGGACAGCGGCTACCCGAGCGAGAGGAGGAGTGAAGGAGACCCAAATGACCACATAGACGGG TTGACCGAGGAGAAGTGGACCTTCTATCACTCATCCCGCGCTCACGTCCACCGACCTTCCTGTGTGGCCACCGAGGTGGAACGACTCAACAATCTGCTGCAGAAGAAGATCGGCCAGTCGATTCTTGGAAAA GTCCACTTGGCTATGGTCCGGTACCACGAAGCGGGTCGTTTCTGCGAGAAGGACGAACAATGGGACCAGGAGTCGGCCATGTACCACCTGGAGAGAGCTGCCATGTGTGGAGAACTGGAGGCCATCGTAGCTTTGGGACAGTGCTGTCTGCAGCTACCTTATCATATACTGCCAGACATGGAGCTGGAG GATAATGCAGGAAACAGGATGAGAGGTTTCAAGTATctgctgcaggctgctgagGCTGGCGACAGATCTTCTATGATCATAGTGGCCAGAGCCTTTGATACTGGAGTCGGTCTGTCTGCTGACAG AAAGCAGGACTGGGCCGAGGCGGTTCACTGGTACAACAGTGCGCTGAACATGATGGACTACGACGAAGGAGGAGAGTTCGATGGGACCCAGGACGAGCCTCGCCACCTTCTGCTGGCCAGAGAGGCAGAGATGTACCAGGAGGGAGGCCACAACCTCGCCGCAGACCCACAGAGAGCAG GTGACCTTTTTACTGAAGCTGCAGAAGCCGCCATGGCGGCCATGAAGGGTCGACTGGCTAACCAGTACTACATGAAAGCTGAAGAAGCCTGGGCACAAATGGAGGAGTAA